In one window of Dokdonia sp. PRO95 DNA:
- a CDS encoding GatB/YqeY domain-containing protein, translated as MSLSTEVMTAMKEAMKAKDQNALTSLRAIKSAILLAQTETGSKEEITEEQELKLLQKLVKQRKDSAAIFTEQGRNDLAEPEIAQAEVIARFLPEQMSEADVAKVVDEVIAATGAQGMKDMGKVMGQVNARLTGKADGKTISTIVKARLS; from the coding sequence ATGAGCCTATCTACAGAAGTGATGACCGCAATGAAAGAAGCAATGAAAGCTAAAGATCAAAATGCACTAACATCATTACGTGCTATAAAATCTGCAATCTTACTTGCGCAGACAGAGACGGGTTCAAAAGAAGAGATTACCGAAGAGCAGGAGCTTAAATTGTTGCAAAAACTTGTGAAGCAGCGTAAGGATAGTGCAGCTATTTTTACCGAGCAGGGACGCAATGACTTAGCAGAACCTGAGATAGCACAGGCAGAAGTGATAGCTCGATTTTTACCAGAACAAATGAGTGAGGCAGATGTAGCTAAAGTAGTAGATGAGGTCATTGCTGCAACAGGAGCCCAAGGGATGAAAGATATGGGAAAAGTGATGGGACAGGTAAATGCTAGACTGACTGGAAAAGCAGATGGTAAAACGATTAGTACAATTGTTAAGGCACGTCTTTCTTAA
- a CDS encoding OmpA family protein: MKGFMRCAFILVIILSAVSSASAQQGKLARANKKFNQLAYIDAIEIYKDLVAEGFKSYQVFNKIAEAYYYNGKYSQAQEWYGKLTESYADSVSDEHYFRYAQTLRAIKEYDKSDEMMQIFADRSGNDFRAKLFKENPDYTKVEGYRESYYTVNMIREMNSRYSDFGPSYYKNQVIFASARDTGSITRRIHKWNNQPFLDLYKSTMKEDGSMSPPSRFHRKVNTIFHESTPTFTKDGKIMYFTRNNFTDGDFAKSSDGINKLKIYKSTLLDKDKGSWSEAIEVSFNEEEYATAHPALSPDGKTLYFSSDRPGSVGLSDIWKVAINGDGSFGEPVNLGKPINTEGRDAFPFMSSTGNLYYASDGYPGLGGLDIFVTNPSSEEITVASLGEPINSSADDFAYIVNDTLKTGFFSSSRNQGMGSDDIYRFKQKEKPEPRCDVDVLGFITDAVTKQPITDAKVQLMNADNEVVKEVDVNSRGLYRFSLVCSENYVIRATSKLYYAKEVIVITPAEPETLQKDIELELRLTEVGVGDDLAKLLKLNPIYFDYNKSNIRPDAALELTKVISAMKQVPDMVISVRSHTDSRGKDDYNLSLSDRRAKSTVAYIISRGIDAGRITGQGYGETELVNNCDNNADCTEEQHQLNRRSEFIVITQ, encoded by the coding sequence ATGAAGGGATTTATGAGGTGCGCCTTTATTTTAGTGATTATTTTGAGTGCCGTAAGTAGCGCAAGTGCTCAACAAGGAAAGCTTGCGAGAGCAAATAAAAAGTTTAATCAGCTAGCTTATATAGATGCGATAGAGATTTATAAAGACCTCGTTGCAGAGGGTTTTAAATCATATCAAGTTTTTAATAAAATTGCAGAGGCTTATTACTATAATGGTAAGTATTCTCAAGCCCAAGAATGGTATGGCAAACTCACAGAGAGCTATGCAGATTCTGTAAGTGATGAGCATTACTTTAGATATGCTCAAACACTACGCGCTATAAAAGAATATGATAAGTCTGATGAGATGATGCAAATATTTGCAGATCGTAGCGGAAATGATTTTAGGGCAAAACTATTCAAAGAAAACCCAGACTATACAAAGGTAGAAGGGTACCGAGAAAGTTATTATACGGTTAATATGATACGAGAGATGAACTCTCGATACTCAGATTTTGGTCCGTCATATTATAAAAACCAAGTGATTTTTGCTTCGGCAAGAGATACGGGTTCCATTACAAGACGTATACATAAGTGGAACAATCAGCCATTTCTAGATTTATATAAGTCTACTATGAAAGAAGACGGAAGCATGTCTCCGCCTTCACGTTTTCACCGCAAGGTAAATACCATCTTTCATGAAAGCACTCCTACGTTTACAAAGGATGGAAAGATAATGTATTTTACAAGAAATAATTTTACAGATGGAGATTTTGCAAAATCGTCAGATGGGATTAATAAATTAAAGATTTACAAATCAACGCTACTCGATAAAGATAAAGGAAGTTGGTCTGAAGCGATTGAAGTTTCATTTAATGAAGAAGAATATGCGACTGCGCATCCTGCTTTGAGTCCAGATGGAAAAACTCTTTATTTTTCATCAGATAGACCAGGGAGTGTGGGGCTGTCAGATATTTGGAAAGTAGCTATTAACGGTGATGGAAGCTTTGGTGAACCTGTAAATCTTGGAAAACCTATAAATACAGAAGGAAGAGATGCCTTTCCATTCATGAGTAGTACTGGGAATCTTTACTATGCCTCAGATGGATATCCAGGGCTGGGTGGACTTGATATTTTTGTAACTAACCCATCTTCAGAAGAGATTACGGTTGCAAGTTTGGGTGAGCCTATTAATAGCTCTGCAGATGATTTTGCTTATATCGTAAACGATACTTTAAAAACTGGTTTCTTCTCTTCAAGTCGTAACCAAGGAATGGGGAGTGATGATATTTATAGATTCAAGCAAAAGGAAAAGCCAGAGCCACGTTGTGATGTAGATGTCTTAGGATTTATAACGGATGCAGTTACAAAACAACCTATAACAGATGCAAAGGTGCAACTCATGAATGCCGATAATGAAGTGGTGAAAGAAGTTGATGTAAATTCTCGCGGGTTATATAGATTTAGTCTTGTTTGCTCAGAGAATTACGTGATCCGTGCGACTTCAAAATTATATTATGCAAAGGAGGTGATAGTAATCACACCGGCAGAACCAGAAACTTTACAAAAAGATATAGAGCTTGAGTTGAGACTTACAGAAGTAGGCGTGGGTGATGATCTTGCAAAACTTCTTAAGCTTAACCCTATTTATTTTGATTATAATAAATCTAACATAAGACCAGATGCAGCGTTAGAACTTACAAAAGTGATTTCGGCCATGAAGCAAGTGCCAGATATGGTGATAAGTGTAAGGTCTCATACTGACAGTAGAGGTAAGGATGACTATAACCTGTCACTTTCAGATAGAAGAGCAAAGTCTACAGTTGCATATATTATCTCTAGAGGTATCGACGCTGGTAGAATTACTGGTCAAGGCTATGGAGAGACAGAGCTGGTAAATAACTGTGATAATAATGCAGACTGTACAGAGGAGCAACATCAATTAAATCGTCGTTCAGAATTTATTGTGATTACTCAGTAA